From Trichocoleus sp.:
CCTCCTCTGCGCGGTTGGTTAGCCGCCCCTTTACGCGGACGAGATGGGCATAATATTGGCTTAGTGCAGCTATCCGATAAATACGAAGGCGAGTTTACAGAAGAAGATGAAGCAATTTTGGTGCAGCTCGCCCAAATGGCATCGGTGGCAATTGAAAACACTCGTCTCTACGAAGCCGAACAACAAGCCCGGACACAGGCAGAATCAGCTAACCGGATCAAGGATGAATTTCTAGCAGTGCTGTCTCATGAACTTCGATCGCCCCTGAATCCAATTTTGGGCTGGTCACAACTGCTGCGAAGCCACAAACTAGATGCCAAAGCCACAGACCATGCGCTAGAGACGATCGAACGGAATGCGCGTCTACAGACCCAACTCATTGAGGATCTGCTCGATGTTTCCCGTATTCTTCAGGGCAAATTACACCTGAGTATGGTTCCAGTCGATCTTGTACAGATGCTGGAATCTGCGCTTGAGACAGTTCGCCTCGCTGCTGAAGCTAAATCGATCGCCTTGAATTGGGTGGCGATTGAATCAAACGTGCTTGAGAGTGAGCCTGGCTGGACGCCCGCTTCAGCCGCAACTTCACCTTTTCAGTCAAAGTTTCAGGTGATGGGAGATGCCACTCGGCTACAGCAAGTGATCTGGAATTTATTGTCAAACGCGGTCAAATTCACGCCCTCTGGGGGACAGGTTGAAATCAAGCTAGAGCAAATTGAGTCGCAGGTACAAATCCAGGTCAGCGACACAGGAAAAGGGATCAACCCAGAGTTTCTGCCCTACATCTTCGATTACTTCCGGCAAGCAGATAGCTCGATCACCCGCAGTTTTGGGGGGCTAGGGCTAGGTTTAGCGATCGTCCAGCATTTAGTCAAGCTGCATGGGGGAACCGTTTGGGCAGAAAGTGAGGGAGAAGGGCAGGGCACAACTTTTACCGTCCAGCTTCCTCTCTTACGCACCCCGTCACACCCTCAGTCATTGCTCAGTTCACCCCAAACCGCCTTCGACTTGCAGGGAGTTCGAGTACTCGTTGTAGACGATGATGAAGACGTGCGCGTTTTTGTCACCTTTTTGCTGCAACAGTATGGTGCTACGGTGACAACTGTCGCCTCAGCCGCTGAAGCATTAAAGGCATTTGCCCAGGCTCAACCCGATATCTTGATCAGCGATATTGGAATGCCCCAGGTCGATGGCTATGCGTTGATGAGACAGGTGCGGCAGCTTCCCCCAAAACAAGGCGGACAGATTCCAGGACTAGCACTGACCGCCTATGCAGGCGAAATCGATTATCAGCAGGCAATCAGCGCCGGATTTCAGCAGCATCTTGCAAAACCTGTTGAGCCGGAAGCCTTGATCGAGGCGGTTGCTAATTTGGTGAAAGCAGGTAAGCGGGAACTGTTGATAGAAATATAGATGAGTTGGCTGAGGGATTGTCCGAATCAGACTTGCCCCCAGCCCAGCCCTCCGCGATCGTTTGATCTATCCTCTGCCTCCTACTGCTGATGCACTTGGATTTAAAGGAATGGTTTGCCCCTCTGCATCACCCTGACCAGAACTCGATCGCCCACCATTTGCCGCTTCGACATTGGCAATTGCCCGTTTTGCAATGAATCGCCAATCGGTTTGTTCATCCCAGGGCGCAAAAACCAAATCGCCGTTGGCATAAACTCGGCAGAACAACACTTCATCTGCATCGGCTGCCTGTACTTCGATCGTCACAGGCTGTTGGAGTTGGTCGGTGCTCAGCGTTGCCAGAGCCGCAAGCAGCGATTTGGAGAAGTTGGAATCATACCCTGCCTCCAGGATGTACCGCCGATCGCCCCGCACATGCAAATGAGTCTTCCAGGTGTCTTTGCCCCGTCGTTCAACTTGCCGAAACTCTAGTTTTTCGACATAGCAGGTCAGGGCAGCTTGGGGAATCGGCACCACCTCACGCCCATCGTTCAGCCAGTACCACAAACAGTGATTGCTGCGGTTGCAGTAGATAAACCGCACTTTAGGAGATTCCCCAAAGCCAAGGCTCTGTCGCTGTTGCAGCGTATCTACGAGTTGCTGTAGCAAACTATTTTGTTGAGCAATCAGCCGTTCCAGAGACATAAGCATTCCTCCGTTAGAAATTTGTTGATAGGGAGAAGCGGAGACAAAAAATCAGGCAATCCACTGGGTATTACCTGATCTCTCACTCGGTTAAGCAGCCTCTAATAGCTGAAGCTCTCGGCTAGCGATCATCTCGCGTTTTTCTAGCTTGAGCACAGAGAACTGATTGCGGAGCAGGTTCAAGTCAATTTCCAGTTCAGACCGTTCGTCTTGAGTCATTTGCAAATTGACAAAAGCGGTGCGATATTCCGCAGTTCGCATCAGTTCCAGCCTTTTTGCTTTGCGCTGGGCATCGTTTTTTAAGCTGGCATCGAAAGCGATCGTTGTATCAATTTCGGCAACTAAGCGATTTAGAATTTCCTGAAGGCGACGAGCATGTTGGTCTGCTCGTAAAAGCTGGTGCTGTTTCTCTGCAATTGCAGCAGGATAGTCAATCAGTTTCATAGGGCATTGCGGAGTAAGGATTGGAACAGGCGAGAGACTGAAACTAAGCGGCGATCGTTTGACTGGGGGCTGAGGGTTGAACGGGCTGGAGTTGCTTCATTTGCAGTTCAAAGGCTCGACGGTTAAATGCATAAGCCCGATCGCCCTCCACAACATGAAACATGGCATCTTCTAGCAGAGACTCTAGCGAGAGTTCGAGCCAACGGCTCAAGGCTTGCTGGAGGTCTTCCGTACGATAAACCTCACCTTCTTCTTGGACAAAGTGTGCCTGAAGCTGGAGTGCAGTCTCTCGCAAAGTTTGCTGGAGTGTGCTACTGTCGATAGTGGGGGAGTCTATTGGTTGGCTCCATATCTGGAGTAGGGTAGGATGATTCACGGCAGAATCAGTACATTTGTTTTAGTACTACTATTCTAACGCGATCGGATGGGGGTGGAAAGGGTGTGAGGGGTCGTATATCCGCTTTTTTTGCTCAAACCTAGATTTTTCAAAACCCTTACAGAGCAAGCGTTGCAGCGATCTCGCAATTTAGGGAACTGAGTGGAATCCGCACCAGGCTTGACGACCAGAATCAGGCAATCGGGATTAGGATTTGTACTACTCTCTAAGGCTCAATCGCAGGCGAAACAGCAACTCAGCAAACCGAATTTCATCTCATCTGCTGCCTGACCCTGATCCTCACGATAAAATCCAGATCAGTTCATTCTTGATCGCCCCATGTCTAGTCCCGACTCGCTCATGCTCCAAAACGCGACGCTGGCTGCTTTGCAACGGCTGATTGAAGTTGTCGCGAAGCTTCGATCGCCTGAAGGTGGATGTCCCTGGGATCTGGAGCAAACGCCGGAGACGCTCATTCCCTATGTTTTGGAAGAAGCATATGAAGTGGTTGATGCAATCCGTCAGGGAGATGTGGCGGCGATCGCAGATGAGCTGGGAGATTTGCTCTTACAGGTTGTGCTTCAGTCACAAATTTTTAGTGAGTCGAATCAGTTTGACCTCAAAACTGTGGCAGAGGGTATTGCCGAAAAGCTGATCCGGCGGCATCCGCATGTGTTTGGCGATGTGGCAGTACAAAACGTTGATGAAGTGCGGCAAAACTGGGAAGAAATTAAAACAACAGAGGAGCAGGCCAAATCAGAAACGGCTGAAGCCCAATCGCTGATTCCCCGGTTTCGGCGCTATTCTCGATCGCTCCCTCCCTTAACCGCAGCCATGAAGATTTCTCGCAAAGCAGCTGGTGTTGGGTTTGAGTGGGAAGATATTCAAGGCGTTTGGGATAAGTTCCACGAAGAGCTAGGCGAGTTTGAGCAGGCACTCCGCGAAGAAACAAAAGCGCAGCAGCAGGCAGAACTCGGTGATTTGCTGTTCACGATCGTCAATCTCGCTCGCTGGTAT
This genomic window contains:
- a CDS encoding GAF domain-containing protein, whose product is MTEMLPHQPLNRIPQPANEAERLEALRRYNILDTAPEAAFDRITSLAARLFDVPIALVSLVDESRAWFKSCYGFNRQEVERDATICSFALLYDHVLVVPDTRQDERFVCNPFVQSEPGLRFYAGAPLLTHDGFNLGTLCLLDTKPRPALTIEQQATLQDLAAMVVDELELRLAARKVARLDTALLEVTQGVSVVTGEAFFYALTQHLAKVLGSDHVYIALLDGDNLDTIRSIAACSQGNTVANFAYQLQDTPCQQVIEQRRICGYPRGVQARFPRSALLKSLQVESYIAIPFFSSTGMPLGLLSVMDSNPLENVQLAESLLTIFALRIATELERQQTEENRTQTLLQEQRYSSQLRGLTEAALAMNSVLSIEEVLEAITEQAYTIIGAHQSVTSMTIDQNWAQSISSVYLSDKYAQWRGYDEQTDGSGIYACVCHLNRPMRLTQAELEAHPQWRAFGKHANQHPPLRGWLAAPLRGRDGHNIGLVQLSDKYEGEFTEEDEAILVQLAQMASVAIENTRLYEAEQQARTQAESANRIKDEFLAVLSHELRSPLNPILGWSQLLRSHKLDAKATDHALETIERNARLQTQLIEDLLDVSRILQGKLHLSMVPVDLVQMLESALETVRLAAEAKSIALNWVAIESNVLESEPGWTPASAATSPFQSKFQVMGDATRLQQVIWNLLSNAVKFTPSGGQVEIKLEQIESQVQIQVSDTGKGINPEFLPYIFDYFRQADSSITRSFGGLGLGLAIVQHLVKLHGGTVWAESEGEGQGTTFTVQLPLLRTPSHPQSLLSSPQTAFDLQGVRVLVVDDDEDVRVFVTFLLQQYGATVTTVASAAEALKAFAQAQPDILISDIGMPQVDGYALMRQVRQLPPKQGGQIPGLALTAYAGEIDYQQAISAGFQQHLAKPVEPEALIEAVANLVKAGKRELLIEI
- the mazG gene encoding nucleoside triphosphate pyrophosphohydrolase — translated: MSSPDSLMLQNATLAALQRLIEVVAKLRSPEGGCPWDLEQTPETLIPYVLEEAYEVVDAIRQGDVAAIADELGDLLLQVVLQSQIFSESNQFDLKTVAEGIAEKLIRRHPHVFGDVAVQNVDEVRQNWEEIKTTEEQAKSETAEAQSLIPRFRRYSRSLPPLTAAMKISRKAAGVGFEWEDIQGVWDKFHEELGEFEQALREETKAQQQAELGDLLFTIVNLARWYDLDPVEALQGTNERFIQRFALLEDAIGAGRSMSDYSLAEFEQLWQQAKAKLKQRPN